One Halosegnis longus DNA window includes the following coding sequences:
- a CDS encoding carbonic anhydrase, with protein MSTLASLLAGNREHTKRVAGSFGHLQEGQQPDAVTVCCSDSRVLQADAFGTDQPGEVFTVGNIGNRVVQVHDGATVVSGDVLYPLVHTDTKTAVVLGHTGCGAVTATYDALAGDVSEPPGIEHCIDLLAPRLEAGVERLPHDLDRAAAIDRLVEYNVDAQISALSDSPHVSEDVTLAGCVYDFQDRYGGDRGEVHVINVDGERNSETIRETHPEIASRVNRYWDY; from the coding sequence ATGAGTACCCTCGCCTCGCTGCTCGCCGGCAACCGGGAGCACACGAAACGCGTGGCCGGCTCCTTCGGCCACTTGCAGGAGGGCCAACAGCCGGACGCCGTCACCGTCTGCTGTTCCGACTCGCGCGTGCTCCAGGCCGACGCCTTCGGCACCGACCAGCCGGGGGAGGTGTTCACCGTCGGCAACATCGGGAATCGCGTCGTCCAAGTCCACGACGGCGCGACCGTCGTCTCGGGTGACGTGTTGTATCCGCTCGTTCACACCGACACGAAGACGGCCGTCGTCCTCGGGCACACCGGCTGTGGAGCCGTCACCGCGACGTACGACGCTCTCGCCGGTGACGTATCCGAGCCGCCGGGCATCGAACACTGCATCGACCTGCTCGCCCCCCGACTGGAGGCGGGCGTTGAACGTCTCCCGCACGACCTCGACCGCGCTGCCGCCATCGACCGGCTGGTCGAGTACAACGTCGACGCACAGATTTCGGCACTCTCCGACAGCCCACACGTCTCCGAGGACGTAACCCTCGCCGGCTGTGTGTACGACTTCCAGGACCGCTACGGGGGCGACCGCGGGGAGGTCCACGTCATCAACGTCGACGGCGAGCGCAACTCCGAGACCATCCGCGAGACGCACCCCGAAATTGCTTCCCGCGTGAACCGCTACTGGGACTACTGA
- the surE gene encoding 5'/3'-nucleotidase SurE, producing the protein MDVLLTNDDGIDAAGLGVLYRTLDAMDDVTVTAVAPVDDQSAVGRALNHEVDIRTHEYGYAVEGTPTDCVVAALGALDIDPDIVVSGCNRGANLGEYVLGRSGTVSAAVEAAFFDVPAIAVSLYVPLSEDFVFAETETPASAYALAADTTEYLVANTLDSGVFEHADYLNVNCPVAEQAPTEMVVTRPSHTYDMDAERDGDTIHIKDRIWKRMADGDIPDAEGTDRRTVVDGKVSVSPLTAPHTTEFHPGLDALAAEFDG; encoded by the coding sequence ATGGACGTACTCCTCACGAACGACGACGGCATCGACGCCGCCGGACTCGGCGTTCTCTACCGCACGCTCGACGCGATGGACGACGTGACCGTCACGGCCGTCGCTCCCGTCGACGACCAGTCCGCCGTCGGCCGCGCGCTCAACCACGAGGTCGATATCCGCACCCACGAGTACGGCTACGCCGTCGAAGGGACGCCGACCGACTGCGTCGTTGCGGCGCTTGGCGCACTCGATATCGACCCGGACATCGTCGTCTCCGGCTGCAACCGGGGCGCGAACCTCGGCGAGTACGTGCTCGGTCGCTCCGGCACGGTCTCCGCTGCCGTCGAGGCCGCGTTCTTCGACGTGCCCGCAATCGCCGTCTCGCTGTACGTCCCCCTGTCGGAGGACTTCGTCTTCGCAGAGACGGAGACGCCCGCGAGCGCCTACGCCCTCGCCGCCGACACGACCGAGTATCTCGTCGCTAACACGCTCGATTCCGGCGTCTTCGAACACGCCGACTACCTCAACGTCAACTGTCCGGTCGCGGAGCAGGCCCCGACCGAGATGGTCGTCACGCGGCCGAGCCACACCTACGACATGGACGCCGAACGCGACGGCGACACCATCCACATCAAAGACCGCATCTGGAAGCGCATGGCCGACGGCGACATCCCCGACGCCGAAGGGACCGACCGCCGCACCGTCGTCGACGGAAAAGTGTCGGTTTCCCCGCTCACCGCTCCCCACACCACCGAGTTTCACCCCGGTCTCGACGCGCTGGCCGCCGAGTTCGACGGCTAA
- a CDS encoding small ribosomal subunit Rsm22 family protein, which yields MTDKRQSVRDNARYLREVRPIDPEEIWEYVDGQPHPAVVRQILRESTVELGVRERDDGTFVPVEEEPLSVTFTGVDSFPFEYGTVLEELLVDAYGRGWPDGESGDSLRETIRDMKTEYFAGSPVEYDRQTALAYALYHLPDNYAVVQYVLSRLADADLLSTRLRVLDVGAGVGGPMLGIHDLLPEETLVEYHAVEPSAAADVFERVAEETRTGFDVTLHRETAEAFTPEGEFDVVLFANVLSELADPAAVAGRYMESVAPDGSLVGIAPADREAAIGLRETERALERDGYGVWGPQVRLWENARPTDRGWSFDVRPDLDVPAFQQALDAAAGREGEFVNVDVQYAFSVVRHDDAQMVDIALDTGRFARFAESESHVSNRVDCVALKLSHDLSDGGNPLYKVSDGSESTDHYAVLTRESMLNADLSRADYGDPLVFENALLLWNDDEESYNLVVDDETVVDRAG from the coding sequence ATGACGGACAAACGCCAGTCCGTGCGGGACAACGCCCGATATCTTCGTGAGGTGCGCCCCATCGACCCCGAGGAGATCTGGGAGTACGTCGACGGCCAACCGCATCCGGCTGTCGTCCGCCAGATTCTGCGCGAATCGACCGTCGAACTCGGGGTCCGCGAGCGCGACGACGGCACGTTCGTCCCCGTCGAGGAGGAGCCGCTGTCGGTCACGTTCACCGGCGTCGACTCGTTCCCGTTCGAGTACGGCACCGTGCTCGAGGAGTTGCTCGTCGATGCGTACGGTCGCGGCTGGCCCGACGGCGAGAGCGGCGACTCGCTACGGGAGACGATTCGCGACATGAAAACGGAGTACTTCGCGGGAAGCCCGGTCGAGTACGACCGCCAGACCGCACTCGCGTACGCGCTGTATCACCTCCCCGACAACTACGCCGTCGTCCAGTACGTGCTCTCGCGGCTCGCCGACGCCGACCTGCTCTCGACCCGGCTTCGAGTTCTGGACGTTGGTGCTGGCGTCGGCGGCCCGATGCTTGGTATCCACGATCTCCTCCCCGAGGAGACGCTCGTGGAGTATCACGCCGTCGAGCCGTCCGCCGCGGCCGACGTGTTCGAGCGCGTCGCCGAGGAGACGCGCACCGGCTTCGACGTGACGCTCCACCGCGAGACGGCCGAGGCGTTCACGCCCGAGGGTGAGTTCGACGTGGTGTTGTTCGCGAACGTGCTCTCGGAGCTGGCCGACCCGGCTGCCGTCGCCGGTCGCTACATGGAGTCGGTCGCGCCCGACGGCTCGCTCGTGGGGATTGCGCCGGCCGACCGCGAGGCAGCTATCGGGCTGCGCGAGACCGAGCGCGCGCTCGAACGCGACGGCTACGGCGTCTGGGGGCCGCAGGTTCGACTCTGGGAGAACGCCCGCCCGACCGACCGCGGCTGGAGCTTCGACGTGCGTCCGGACCTCGACGTGCCGGCGTTCCAGCAGGCGCTCGACGCCGCGGCCGGCCGCGAGGGTGAGTTCGTCAACGTCGACGTACAGTACGCCTTCTCGGTGGTTCGCCACGACGACGCACAGATGGTGGATATCGCCCTCGATACGGGCCGGTTCGCCCGCTTCGCGGAGAGCGAGTCGCACGTCTCCAACCGCGTCGACTGCGTCGCGCTCAAGCTCTCTCACGACCTGAGCGACGGCGGCAACCCACTGTACAAGGTGAGCGACGGCTCCGAGTCGACCGACCACTACGCCGTCCTCACCCGGGAGTCGATGTTGAACGCCGACCTCTCGCGGGCCGACTACGGCGACCCGCTGGTGTTCGAGAACGCGCTCCTGTTGTGGAACGACGACGAGGAGTCGTACAATCTGGTCGTCGACGACGAGACGGTCGTCGACCGCGCCGGATAG
- a CDS encoding NAD(P)-binding domain-containing protein, producing the protein MNVLVVGAGAMGRWLAERLAATHTVAVTDTDTDRADAVAADLGVGTDTGGSYDLLAFAVPMSAIEPAAREYAGRADAVIDVTGEMRDTLAALRDSFPDAARVSTHPLFAPDNEPGTIAVVEDAPDDRTTAALDALTAAGNELYETTASEHDEAMETVQAKTHAAVLAFALAADEVPEPFHTPISGPLSELSDAVTSGDPTVYAEIQRRFDGAEEVAAAAERVASDPDSLADLFSEVAE; encoded by the coding sequence ATGAACGTTCTCGTCGTCGGAGCCGGGGCGATGGGTCGGTGGCTCGCGGAGCGACTCGCCGCGACACACACCGTCGCCGTCACCGACACCGACACCGACCGCGCCGACGCCGTCGCCGCCGACCTCGGAGTCGGCACCGACACCGGCGGCTCGTACGACCTCCTCGCCTTCGCCGTCCCGATGTCGGCAATCGAGCCGGCGGCCCGCGAGTATGCCGGCCGCGCCGACGCCGTCATCGACGTGACCGGCGAGATGCGCGACACGCTCGCCGCACTGCGCGACTCGTTCCCCGACGCAGCGCGCGTCTCGACGCATCCGCTGTTCGCACCCGATAACGAACCCGGAACTATCGCCGTCGTCGAGGACGCCCCCGACGACCGGACGACCGCAGCGCTCGACGCGCTCACGGCTGCAGGCAACGAACTCTACGAGACGACCGCGAGCGAACACGACGAGGCGATGGAGACGGTACAGGCGAAGACCCACGCCGCCGTCCTCGCCTTCGCGCTCGCGGCCGACGAGGTGCCGGAACCGTTCCACACGCCCATCTCCGGACCGCTGTCGGAGCTCTCGGACGCCGTTACGTCGGGCGACCCGACCGTCTACGCCGAGATTCAGCGCCGCTTTGACGGAGCCGAGGAGGTGGCCGCGGCGGCCGAGCGCGTCGCGTCCGACCCCGACTCGCTTGCCGACCTGTTCTCGGAGGTGGCGGAATGA
- a CDS encoding M24 family metallopeptidase, with translation MDPDFTDLDEYLDEHDLDGYLVVADESDANQRYLSGFTAPDPFTTLYDGEVHLLVSSLEYGRAEREARAATVERTADYDYRAKVQEHGASEAGHRIRTEFCDTYDVESVATPSDFPVGLADGLREQGISVAPDEDDVIQEIRAVKHEEELEHMRTAQRANERAMATAESLIADAEVADDGTLIYEGETLTSERVTEEIEVSLIREGHALDTTIVACGADAADPHDRGSGPLRANESIVIDIFPRSKATGYYADMTRTFVKGEPSDTIREWYDITQEAKEAALDTLEAGVSGSDVHDAVCDVYQDNGIPTLRDDPETSTGFIHTTGHGVGLDIHEFPRVSTTENELEAGMVVTIEPGVYDPEFGGVRIEDIVIVREDGYENYTEYPEQLVL, from the coding sequence ATGGACCCCGACTTCACCGACCTCGACGAGTATCTCGACGAACACGACCTCGACGGCTATCTCGTCGTGGCAGACGAAAGCGACGCGAACCAGCGGTACCTCTCCGGGTTCACCGCGCCGGATCCGTTCACGACGCTGTACGACGGCGAGGTACATCTCCTCGTGAGCTCGCTCGAGTACGGCCGCGCAGAGCGCGAGGCCCGCGCCGCGACCGTCGAACGCACCGCAGACTACGATTATCGGGCGAAGGTACAGGAGCATGGTGCCTCGGAGGCCGGCCACCGCATCCGCACGGAGTTCTGTGACACCTATGACGTGGAGTCCGTCGCCACGCCATCTGATTTCCCGGTCGGGCTGGCCGACGGCCTCCGCGAGCAGGGCATCTCGGTCGCGCCCGACGAGGACGACGTGATACAGGAGATTCGCGCGGTCAAACACGAGGAAGAACTCGAGCACATGCGAACGGCCCAGCGCGCCAACGAGCGCGCGATGGCGACCGCCGAGTCGCTCATCGCCGACGCGGAGGTTGCCGACGACGGCACGCTCATCTACGAGGGCGAGACGCTCACCAGCGAGCGCGTCACCGAGGAAATCGAAGTGTCGCTCATCCGTGAGGGCCACGCGCTGGATACGACCATCGTCGCCTGCGGTGCCGACGCCGCCGACCCACACGACCGCGGCTCCGGACCGCTACGCGCGAACGAGTCAATCGTCATCGACATCTTCCCGCGCTCGAAGGCCACCGGCTACTACGCCGACATGACCCGGACCTTCGTGAAGGGTGAACCCTCCGACACCATCCGGGAGTGGTACGACATCACGCAGGAGGCGAAGGAGGCGGCCCTTGACACGCTCGAAGCGGGTGTCTCCGGCAGTGACGTACACGACGCGGTCTGTGACGTGTATCAGGACAACGGTATTCCGACGCTCCGTGACGACCCCGAGACGAGCACCGGGTTCATCCACACGACCGGCCACGGCGTCGGGCTCGACATCCACGAGTTCCCGCGCGTCTCCACGACGGAGAACGAACTCGAAGCCGGGATGGTGGTCACCATCGAACCGGGCGTTTACGACCCCGAATTCGGCGGCGTCCGCATCGAGGACATCGTCATCGTCCGCGAGGACGGCTACGAGAACTACACCGAGTATCCCGAACAACTCGTCCTGTAG
- the aroA gene encoding 3-phosphoshikimate 1-carboxyvinyltransferase codes for MQRTIHPSTVDGVVRAPPSKSYTHRAILAAGYAGETTVTNPLDSADTRATARAVEAYGGTVTRGESQVVVEGFDGRPEVPDDVIDCANSGTTMRLTTATASLADGLTVLTGDGSLRSRPQGPLLDALGDLGGRAESTRGNGQAPLVVGGNIDGGEVAIPGDVSSQYITALLMAGAVTEEGIDIELTTELKSAPYVEITLELLDAFDIETHRTDDGFRVPGGQQYATEAGTYAVPGDFSSMSYLLAAGALAADEDGLLVEGAEPSAQGDSAIVSILDEMGATLDWDRDAGEIRVEQSALSGVEVDVGDTPDLLPTIAALGAVADETTRIVNCEHVRYKETDRVSAMADELTTLGASVEEQQDVLTIHGGESSLTGGTVAGHDDHRIIMALSLVGLVAGPVTVEGSDHVDVSFPGYFETLRSLGVDVRE; via the coding sequence ATGCAACGCACGATTCACCCGTCCACGGTCGACGGGGTCGTCCGCGCGCCGCCGTCGAAGAGCTACACGCACCGGGCGATACTGGCTGCCGGCTATGCGGGCGAGACGACCGTCACGAACCCGCTCGACTCGGCAGACACACGGGCAACGGCACGGGCTGTCGAAGCCTACGGCGGGACGGTTACCCGCGGCGAATCGCAGGTCGTGGTCGAGGGGTTCGACGGCAGGCCGGAGGTCCCCGACGACGTTATCGACTGTGCGAACTCCGGGACGACGATGCGGCTGACGACGGCAACCGCATCGCTTGCCGACGGATTGACCGTCCTCACGGGGGACGGGTCGCTCCGGTCGCGCCCGCAGGGGCCACTCCTTGACGCGCTCGGTGACCTCGGTGGACGGGCGGAGTCGACGCGCGGGAACGGACAGGCACCGCTCGTCGTTGGTGGAAACATCGACGGCGGCGAGGTCGCGATTCCCGGCGACGTGTCCTCACAGTACATCACTGCGCTGTTGATGGCTGGCGCGGTGACCGAGGAGGGTATCGACATCGAGCTGACGACGGAACTGAAGTCAGCGCCGTACGTCGAGATAACGCTGGAGTTGCTCGACGCGTTCGACATCGAGACGCACCGGACGGACGACGGCTTTCGCGTGCCCGGCGGCCAGCAGTACGCGACCGAGGCAGGGACGTACGCCGTGCCGGGCGACTTCTCGTCGATGTCGTATCTGCTCGCTGCTGGGGCGCTCGCTGCCGACGAGGACGGCCTGCTCGTCGAGGGAGCCGAGCCGAGCGCGCAGGGAGATTCGGCCATCGTCTCGATTCTCGACGAGATGGGCGCGACGCTCGATTGGGACCGCGACGCGGGCGAGATTCGCGTCGAGCAGTCGGCGCTGTCGGGTGTCGAGGTCGACGTGGGCGATACGCCGGACCTGCTGCCGACGATTGCGGCGCTCGGCGCGGTCGCTGACGAGACGACGCGCATCGTGAACTGCGAGCACGTCCGCTACAAGGAGACGGACCGCGTGAGCGCGATGGCCGACGAGCTAACGACGCTCGGTGCGTCGGTCGAGGAACAGCAGGACGTGCTCACGATTCACGGCGGCGAATCGTCGCTGACCGGCGGGACGGTCGCCGGACACGACGACCACCGCATCATCATGGCGCTCTCGCTCGTCGGACTCGTCGCCGGGCCGGTGACGGTCGAGGGAAGCGACCACGTCGACGTCTCGTTTCCGGGCTACTTCGAGACGCTGCGGTCGCTGGGCGTCGACGTTCGCGAGTAG
- the aroC gene encoding chorismate synthase — translation MNGNRFGRLFQFTTYGESHGDAMGVTVSGCPAGVELDEEQIQEDLDRRKPGQSMITTSRGEPDEVTINSGTLEGYTTGTPIGMVIQNKDARSGKYEPFVTAPRPSHGDYTYSSKFGTRNWGGGGRSSARETVNWVAAGAVAKAVLDQSEHDVEIKAHVNRIGDIEAPEVSFEQILEHSETNEVRCADPDTAEEMREAIDRYQQEGDSIGGSIYFEARGVPRGLGAPRFDSFPARLGQAMFSIPATTAVEYGQGKETASVRGSDRNEDWEFDDGSRDDVVSEKGDPVPVGNDHGGLQGGITTGEPIYGEATWHAPTSIPKEQRTVDWESGEEKDVQVVGRHDPSLPPRAVPVVEAMLYCTVLDFMLLGGRINPDRLDGQPGEYETAYHPSSPQEDPDDAATSAESVDE, via the coding sequence ATGAACGGCAATCGCTTCGGGCGGCTCTTCCAGTTCACGACGTACGGCGAGAGCCACGGGGACGCGATGGGTGTGACCGTCTCCGGCTGTCCCGCCGGCGTCGAACTCGACGAGGAGCAGATTCAGGAAGACCTCGACCGCCGGAAACCCGGCCAGTCGATGATTACCACCTCCCGTGGCGAACCGGACGAGGTCACCATCAACTCCGGGACGCTAGAGGGGTACACGACGGGCACGCCAATCGGGATGGTCATCCAGAACAAGGACGCCCGCTCCGGCAAGTACGAGCCGTTCGTGACGGCTCCCCGCCCGAGCCACGGCGACTACACCTACTCCTCGAAGTTCGGCACGCGAAACTGGGGCGGCGGCGGTCGGTCGTCTGCGCGAGAGACGGTGAACTGGGTCGCGGCCGGCGCGGTCGCGAAGGCCGTGCTGGACCAGTCGGAGCACGATGTCGAAATCAAGGCCCACGTCAACCGCATCGGCGATATCGAAGCCCCGGAAGTGAGCTTCGAGCAGATTCTCGAACACAGCGAGACGAACGAGGTTCGGTGTGCAGACCCCGACACGGCCGAGGAGATGCGCGAGGCCATCGACCGCTACCAGCAGGAGGGCGACTCCATCGGCGGCTCCATCTACTTCGAGGCGCGCGGCGTGCCACGCGGGCTGGGTGCGCCCCGGTTCGATTCGTTCCCGGCGCGGCTCGGCCAGGCGATGTTCTCGATTCCAGCAACGACCGCCGTCGAGTACGGCCAGGGGAAAGAGACCGCGAGCGTGCGCGGGAGCGACCGCAACGAGGACTGGGAGTTCGACGACGGAAGCCGCGACGACGTGGTGAGCGAGAAGGGCGACCCGGTTCCGGTCGGCAACGACCACGGCGGGCTACAGGGCGGTATCACGACCGGCGAGCCGATTTACGGCGAGGCGACGTGGCACGCGCCGACCTCGATTCCGAAGGAACAGCGCACCGTCGACTGGGAGAGCGGAGAGGAGAAGGACGTACAGGTCGTCGGCCGCCACGACCCGTCGCTGCCGCCGCGTGCGGTCCCGGTCGTGGAAGCGATGCTCTACTGTACGGTGCTCGACTTCATGCTGCTGGGCGGTCGCATCAACCCCGATCGGCTCGACGGCCAGCCGGGCGAGTACGAGACGGCGTATCACCCGTCGTCGCCACAGGAAGACCCCGACGACGCCGCGACGAGCGCGGAGTCCGTCGACGAGTAA
- a CDS encoding competence/damage-inducible protein A, with protein sequence MDVALLTVGDEILAGDTTNTNAAWLANEITTRGATVRRILTVPDDHDTIARWTRQFREEYDAVVVTGGLGGTPDDVTMVAVADGLGRERELFEDVRDGLLAKSEAFRDANPDLASEYEFDMDFEDSASLPAGARPLVTDAGWAPGCAVDGVYVLPGIPDEMKAMFELVADEFDGDTDSRTLYTPTPEGAMGDVLTEVREKFDTEVGSYPADPDTPNRLKVVGEDEAEIERTVAWLRERVETVPEPE encoded by the coding sequence ATGGACGTAGCCCTACTCACCGTCGGCGACGAGATTCTCGCCGGCGACACGACGAACACGAACGCCGCGTGGCTCGCCAACGAGATTACGACACGCGGCGCGACCGTCAGGCGAATCCTCACCGTCCCCGACGACCACGACACCATCGCGCGCTGGACCCGCCAGTTCCGCGAGGAGTACGACGCCGTCGTCGTCACCGGCGGTCTCGGCGGTACCCCCGACGACGTGACGATGGTCGCCGTCGCCGACGGGCTCGGGCGCGAGCGCGAGCTGTTCGAGGACGTGCGCGACGGACTGCTCGCCAAGAGCGAGGCGTTCCGCGATGCGAATCCGGACCTGGCCAGCGAGTACGAGTTCGACATGGACTTCGAGGACAGCGCCTCGCTCCCGGCCGGTGCGCGCCCGCTCGTCACCGACGCGGGCTGGGCCCCCGGCTGTGCCGTCGACGGCGTCTACGTCCTCCCGGGCATCCCGGACGAGATGAAGGCGATGTTCGAACTCGTGGCCGACGAGTTCGACGGTGACACCGACTCCCGGACGCTGTACACGCCGACTCCAGAGGGCGCGATGGGTGACGTGCTCACCGAGGTGCGGGAGAAGTTCGACACCGAGGTCGGGAGCTATCCGGCGGACCCGGACACCCCGAACCGGCTGAAGGTCGTCGGCGAGGACGAAGCTGAAATCGAGCGGACGGTCGCGTGGCTCCGCGAGCGCGTCGAGACGGTTCCGGAACCGGAGTAG
- a CDS encoding DUF5785 family protein, translated as MDWPHDPDGEEGSEGMRKFGHAVIVKKIDEDESFPLQKSEFVEEYGDDPVRMDHETVVSLADVFEYVEEDTFDDLLHFHKCIGQGLRDSPHWKYNPFVGEDQTA; from the coding sequence ATGGACTGGCCGCACGACCCCGACGGGGAGGAAGGAAGCGAAGGGATGCGAAAGTTCGGACACGCCGTCATCGTCAAGAAGATCGACGAAGACGAGTCGTTCCCGCTCCAGAAGTCCGAGTTCGTCGAGGAGTACGGCGACGACCCGGTCCGGATGGACCACGAGACCGTCGTCTCGCTTGCCGACGTGTTCGAGTACGTCGAGGAGGACACCTTCGACGACCTCCTTCACTTCCACAAGTGCATCGGGCAGGGGCTGCGCGACTCGCCACACTGGAAGTACAACCCGTTCGTCGGCGAAGACCAGACCGCCTAG
- the udk gene encoding uridine kinase, translating to MPVPSLVIGIAGGTGAGKTTIAHEITSGVDSVTLVPLDNYYADRSGTPMAEREQINYDHPDAFDWELLREHLLALCEGRTIEMPEYDFSIHNRTDETTTVDPGDVVMVEGILTLHDETVRELLDINLYVETDADVRIIRRIRRDVIERGRELDGVISQYLSTVKPMHEQFVEPTKKEADLIIPEGANDTAVGLLREQVHGVVGGEERPF from the coding sequence ATGCCAGTGCCGTCACTCGTTATCGGAATCGCCGGGGGGACCGGCGCGGGGAAGACGACCATCGCCCACGAAATCACGTCGGGCGTCGACTCCGTCACGCTCGTCCCGCTCGACAACTACTACGCCGACCGGTCGGGCACGCCGATGGCCGAACGCGAACAGATCAACTACGACCACCCCGACGCCTTCGACTGGGAACTCCTCCGCGAGCACCTGCTCGCGCTGTGTGAGGGCCGAACAATCGAGATGCCCGAATACGACTTCTCGATTCACAACCGCACGGACGAGACGACGACGGTCGACCCCGGCGACGTGGTGATGGTCGAGGGAATCCTCACGCTGCACGACGAGACGGTCCGCGAGCTGTTGGATATCAATCTCTACGTCGAGACCGACGCGGACGTGCGCATCATCCGGCGGATTCGCCGCGACGTCATCGAGCGCGGGCGGGAACTCGACGGCGTCATCTCGCAGTATCTCTCGACGGTGAAGCCGATGCACGAGCAGTTCGTCGAGCCGACGAAGAAGGAAGCCGACCTCATCATCCCCGAGGGGGCAAACGACACGGCAGTCGGATTACTTCGCGAGCAGGTCCACGGCGTCGTCGGTGGCGAGGAACGACCCTTCTAG